A genomic stretch from Cellulomonas sp. KRMCY2 includes:
- a CDS encoding sortase: MPERVSVVVTALMLVAALAFWFLLQVLVIGGLAQSRAQSVLHANLREQLAAQTAPTGGAIIPGAPVALLSIPTLGVRQVVVEGTSAGDLMGGPGHRRDTVLPGQAGISIVYGRSAAYGAPFRTVTQLRAGDGITVTTAQGEHVYRVDRVRREGDPLPPALEIGAGRLTLVTSEGQGPLAAIAPDHSVYVDATLVGEAAMGPGGRPAGVPEAEKAFAGDPGVLPVLALALQGLLIAVAGTTLALRRLPGRAVWVIATPVLVALAWVATDAAVQLLPNLL, encoded by the coding sequence ATGCCGGAGCGCGTCTCGGTCGTCGTCACCGCGCTCATGCTGGTCGCTGCCCTCGCGTTCTGGTTCCTGCTCCAGGTCCTCGTGATCGGCGGGCTGGCCCAGTCGCGCGCCCAGAGCGTCCTGCACGCGAACCTGCGTGAGCAGCTGGCCGCCCAGACGGCGCCGACCGGTGGGGCCATCATCCCCGGCGCCCCGGTGGCCCTGCTCAGCATCCCCACCCTCGGCGTCCGGCAGGTGGTCGTCGAGGGCACCTCCGCCGGAGACCTGATGGGCGGTCCCGGCCACCGTCGCGACACCGTGCTGCCCGGTCAGGCCGGCATCTCGATCGTCTACGGGCGATCGGCGGCGTACGGCGCACCCTTCCGCACCGTCACCCAGCTCCGAGCCGGTGACGGCATCACTGTCACCACCGCCCAGGGCGAGCACGTCTACCGGGTGGACCGGGTTCGCCGCGAGGGGGACCCGCTGCCGCCGGCGCTCGAGATCGGTGCGGGTCGACTCACGCTGGTCACCTCCGAGGGGCAGGGCCCGTTGGCTGCGATCGCTCCTGACCACTCGGTGTATGTCGACGCCACCCTCGTCGGCGAGGCCGCGATGGGCCCGGGCGGGCGGCCGGCGGGCGTCCCCGAGGCGGAGAAGGCGTTCGCCGGCGACCCCGGCGTGCTGCCGGTGCTCGCCCTTGCCCTGCAGGGCCTTCTGATCGCCGTCGCCGGGACCACGCTCGCGCTGCGCCGGCTGCCCGGCCGGGCCGTGTGGGTGATCGCCACCCCCGTGCTGGTCGCGCTCGCGTGGGTCGCGACGGACGCGGCCGTCCAGCTGCTGCCCAACCTGCTCTGA
- a CDS encoding substrate-binding domain-containing protein: MKRSKVSALLTTALIGALAVSLAGPAAADPTPQPKDIVGVGSDTSQFALNYLADGVVAGSFNAGYNAGASARLVSFDALKADGPATIVLKAGTAAITRPNGSGSGKALLYGATNNVNVNYARSSSGPSPAENSANLWHVPFAVDGLKLATATTSNAPASITPAQMVDIYKGTVTNWNQIGGGNGVIVPMIPQAGSGTRTFFEAQLKAANGNVTVVLGASVVVTQEHDAAPVAADPNAVSPFSTGRFATATGIKLVNGAGSFTAQRALYNVVRAADLTKPWFTEIFGENGFVCSGGAGTLIAASGFTQLATGLDGGVCGVPTQAATTNFTTL, encoded by the coding sequence ATGAAGCGATCGAAGGTCTCAGCCCTCCTCACCACTGCCCTCATCGGTGCCCTCGCCGTGTCGCTCGCAGGTCCCGCCGCGGCGGACCCGACGCCCCAGCCGAAGGACATCGTCGGAGTCGGCTCTGACACCTCGCAGTTCGCCCTGAACTACCTCGCCGACGGCGTTGTGGCCGGCTCGTTCAACGCCGGCTACAACGCCGGTGCCAGCGCTCGCCTGGTCTCGTTCGACGCGCTCAAGGCGGACGGCCCGGCCACCATCGTCCTGAAGGCCGGCACGGCCGCCATCACCCGGCCGAACGGCTCGGGCTCCGGCAAGGCGCTGCTCTACGGGGCGACCAACAACGTCAACGTCAACTACGCCCGCTCCTCCTCCGGTCCGTCCCCTGCGGAGAACAGCGCCAACCTGTGGCACGTGCCGTTCGCCGTCGACGGGCTCAAGCTCGCCACGGCGACGACCTCCAACGCTCCGGCGAGCATCACCCCGGCCCAGATGGTCGACATCTACAAGGGCACCGTCACCAACTGGAACCAGATCGGTGGCGGCAACGGCGTCATCGTCCCGATGATCCCGCAGGCGGGCTCGGGCACCCGGACCTTCTTCGAGGCCCAGCTCAAGGCCGCCAACGGGAACGTCACGGTCGTGCTGGGCGCATCCGTCGTCGTGACCCAGGAGCACGACGCCGCTCCGGTCGCCGCTGACCCGAACGCCGTCTCGCCGTTCTCCACCGGCCGTTTCGCTACGGCCACCGGCATCAAGCTCGTCAACGGCGCCGGCAGCTTCACCGCCCAGCGTGCGCTGTACAACGTGGTCCGCGCCGCGGACCTGACCAAGCCGTGGTTCACCGAGATCTTCGGCGAGAACGGCTTCGTCTGTTCGGGTGGCGCCGGCACGCTGATCGCCGCCTCCGGCTTCACGCAGCTCGCGACCGGCCTCGACGGTGGCGTGTGCGGCGTCCCGACGCAGGCCGCCACGACCAACTTCACCACCCTCTGA
- a CDS encoding Ig-like domain repeat protein — protein MTLKKTLAGLLATSVVMGAALVAVAGPAAANDEGTELPGAIYWFDNFNPLALQSAATQISSGANAQTGGPLANGRPWATLTTENACPAGTTNMQSIIRIPQVGVAENNWVQVPVGATAVAQDADGRFYTTTANQADRLSKSEVTSYNLANGGTGTYPFISVCRDIAGASLGYFRTAITISGTTAADLTWSIPLSALPQEASTTTLAASAPTIEFGSSVDLTATVTPSAATGSVEFFAGATSLGTAVVASGVATLSTSALPVGTSSVTAQYLGGSNAASTSAAVSIEVTPVAARSTVTTLAVTPLTGDANSTVTFTSTVTASIGAPNGTVTFKDGAAVLGSVIVAGGVVPSFSTNVLGAGVHSLVAEFVGTGPYSASSSAAVEATYTQAGAVPDEQTVTVDIPVGTITITTPYTPAAPLALGIATLDPADSTFSASKPFNEIVITDSRAGNLGFTASVISGDFKKSPTAAVEGVDKFGGLYAGLTGLTAVQLPGNALLATNVSVSDHVPFVDGLGTKKPFASYPAGAAYPNGSVRLDGTFGVDQIPSSVQPGLYTATVTFTAV, from the coding sequence ATGACTCTCAAGAAGACGCTTGCCGGCTTGCTGGCGACCTCGGTCGTGATGGGTGCGGCGCTCGTTGCCGTGGCCGGGCCGGCCGCCGCCAACGACGAGGGCACCGAGCTGCCCGGTGCGATCTACTGGTTCGACAACTTCAACCCGCTCGCCCTGCAGTCGGCCGCGACCCAGATCAGCTCCGGTGCGAACGCACAGACCGGTGGCCCGCTGGCGAACGGACGGCCGTGGGCGACGCTGACCACCGAGAACGCGTGCCCGGCCGGCACGACCAACATGCAGTCCATCATCCGGATCCCGCAGGTCGGTGTGGCGGAGAACAACTGGGTCCAGGTCCCGGTCGGCGCCACGGCCGTGGCCCAGGACGCTGACGGTCGCTTCTACACCACGACGGCGAACCAGGCCGACCGTCTGAGCAAGTCCGAGGTCACCAGCTACAACCTGGCCAACGGTGGCACCGGCACGTACCCGTTCATCTCGGTCTGCCGTGACATCGCGGGGGCATCGCTCGGGTACTTCCGCACGGCCATCACGATCTCCGGCACCACCGCAGCCGACCTCACCTGGTCGATCCCGCTGTCGGCGCTGCCCCAGGAGGCCAGCACGACGACCCTCGCGGCCTCGGCCCCGACGATCGAGTTCGGCTCCTCGGTCGACCTCACGGCGACGGTGACCCCGTCCGCCGCGACCGGTTCGGTCGAGTTCTTCGCCGGCGCCACCTCGCTCGGCACCGCGGTCGTCGCCTCGGGCGTGGCCACGCTGTCGACCTCGGCCCTGCCGGTGGGCACCAGCTCGGTGACTGCCCAGTACCTCGGTGGCAGCAACGCGGCCTCGACCTCGGCCGCTGTCTCGATCGAGGTCACCCCGGTCGCCGCGCGCTCGACCGTCACGACCCTCGCGGTCACGCCGCTCACCGGTGACGCCAACTCGACGGTCACCTTCACCTCCACGGTGACGGCCTCGATCGGTGCCCCCAACGGCACGGTCACCTTCAAGGACGGCGCAGCCGTCCTCGGCTCGGTGATCGTCGCCGGTGGCGTCGTCCCGAGCTTCAGCACCAACGTCCTCGGGGCCGGCGTCCACTCGCTGGTTGCCGAGTTCGTCGGGACCGGCCCGTACTCGGCCTCGTCCTCTGCTGCGGTCGAGGCGACCTACACCCAGGCCGGCGCTGTCCCGGATGAGCAGACGGTCACCGTCGACATCCCGGTCGGCACCATCACCATCACCACGCCGTACACCCCGGCCGCGCCGCTCGCCCTGGGCATCGCCACGCTCGACCCGGCCGACTCGACGTTCTCCGCGTCGAAGCCGTTCAACGAGATCGTCATCACCGACAGCCGCGCCGGGAACCTGGGCTTCACCGCCTCGGTGATCTCGGGCGACTTCAAGAAGTCCCCGACCGCCGCGGTCGAGGGCGTCGACAAGTTCGGTGGCCTCTACGCCGGTCTGACCGGCCTGACCGCCGTCCAGCTGCCGGGCAACGCCCTGCTGGCGACGAACGTCTCGGTCTCCGACCACGTACCGTTCGTCGACGGCCTGGGCACCAAGAAGCCGTTCGCGAGCTACCCGGCCGGTGCGGCCTACCCGAACGGCTCGGTCCGTCTGGACGGCACCTTCGGTGTCGACCAGATCCCGTCCTCGGTGCAGCCCGGCCTCTACACCGCGACGGTGACCTTCACCGCCGTCTGA
- a CDS encoding Ig-like domain-containing protein codes for MRVKKTLAGLLATSVVMGAALVAVAGPAAANDEGTELPGAIYWFDNFNPLALQSAATQISSGANAQTGGPLANGRPWATLTTENACPAGTTNMQSIIRIPQVGVAENNWVQVPVGATAVAQDADGRFYTTTANQADRLSKSEVTSYNLANGGTGTYPFISVCRDIAGASLGYFRTAITISGTTAADLTWSIPLSAFVGGGGAEAVATTTTLTATTAGADLALTATVSPAAAAGQVTFKEGATVVGTATVAGGTASATVTAPTQGDHTYTADFVPTDPAAYGASQGTLTVTLSLDGTSGQLLLDVPAVPVADGALTFSVPFDTPVALAGTRDSANTRVVASGAFPTVTVTDTRRDGLLSGWEVNAQASDFTGTAGTVGAKYLGWTPATPVMTKDAGSPLVAQAGPAVASFLDDAASAGLGASSLLGKAATAGRGVSVLDAGLALAIPGTTAEGSYTSVVTVTLIGG; via the coding sequence ATGAGAGTCAAGAAGACGCTTGCCGGCTTGCTGGCGACCTCGGTCGTGATGGGTGCGGCGCTCGTTGCCGTGGCCGGGCCGGCCGCCGCCAACGACGAGGGCACCGAGCTGCCCGGTGCGATCTACTGGTTCGACAACTTCAACCCGCTCGCCCTGCAGTCGGCCGCGACCCAGATCAGCTCCGGTGCGAACGCACAGACCGGTGGCCCGCTGGCGAACGGACGGCCGTGGGCGACGCTGACCACCGAGAACGCGTGCCCGGCCGGCACGACCAACATGCAGTCCATCATCCGGATCCCGCAGGTCGGTGTGGCGGAGAACAACTGGGTCCAGGTCCCGGTCGGCGCCACGGCCGTGGCCCAGGACGCTGACGGTCGCTTCTACACCACGACGGCGAACCAGGCCGACCGTCTGAGCAAGTCCGAGGTCACCAGCTACAACCTGGCCAACGGTGGCACCGGCACGTACCCGTTCATCTCGGTCTGCCGTGACATCGCGGGGGCATCGCTCGGGTACTTCCGCACGGCCATCACGATCTCCGGCACCACCGCAGCCGACCTCACCTGGTCGATCCCGCTGTCGGCCTTCGTCGGCGGTGGCGGGGCCGAGGCGGTCGCGACGACCACCACCCTGACCGCCACCACCGCTGGTGCGGACCTCGCCCTGACGGCAACAGTGAGCCCGGCGGCCGCAGCGGGCCAGGTCACCTTCAAGGAGGGCGCGACAGTGGTCGGGACGGCCACCGTGGCCGGCGGCACGGCGAGCGCGACAGTCACGGCCCCCACCCAGGGTGACCACACCTACACGGCTGACTTCGTGCCGACCGACCCTGCTGCCTATGGCGCGTCGCAGGGCACCCTCACCGTGACGCTCTCGCTGGACGGCACGAGCGGGCAGCTCCTGCTGGACGTGCCGGCCGTACCGGTGGCCGATGGCGCGCTGACCTTCTCGGTGCCGTTCGACACGCCGGTCGCCCTGGCCGGTACCCGCGACTCCGCCAACACTCGGGTCGTCGCGAGCGGCGCCTTCCCGACCGTCACCGTGACCGACACCCGTCGCGACGGTCTGCTCTCCGGCTGGGAGGTCAACGCCCAGGCGTCCGACTTCACCGGCACGGCGGGCACCGTCGGTGCCAAGTACCTCGGCTGGACACCGGCCACGCCGGTCATGACCAAGGACGCCGGCAGCCCGCTGGTCGCCCAGGCGGGTCCCGCCGTGGCGTCGTTCCTCGACGACGCGGCGAGCGCCGGTCTCGGGGCCAGCTCACTGCTCGGCAAGGCCGCCACCGCCGGGCGCGGCGTCAGCGTCCTGGACGCCGGGCTCGCGCTGGCCATCCCGGGCACCACGGCCGAGGGTTCCTACACCTCCGTCGTGACCGTGACGCTGATCGGCGGCTGA
- a CDS encoding WxL protein peptidoglycan domain-containing protein: MTRQLQRALGASVLALGLAWGAVVGLPTTAAYADDSTASWSATPADANGLPDGQTRYELELDAGQSVEQHVLITNSSTVEREFAVYAADAFSTPSGGYDVSPAATPPTEVGAWVTPAGPTVTIGPLATATVAFTVAVPADATPGDHPGGIVVSPVRAQVTETGVVVDTRVAVRLNVRVPGEIIPALEVRRVGGDYALAGVPFASAATTVTYEVVNTGNVKVNGVPRVRVTGPFGIELAEVEADETREVLPGDSFMVTTVLDRVAPVGVATVVVDVAMAAAPGPATEIPLVSSTARTTMLAISWTGLAIVLLVAAAAWLLVRRIRTRRARAGHWATMLDEARREAEAGAEGARAAAGSTGSGPAARALGAALTLGVTLALGVGGLVLGAPPAHADESDEGALSLTVPGAPSKGTTTTTGSGTGTTPRSRGAAGPAGVPTEPGATSDEPGAVPGAGEVTATADGLLPDLLWALQSRRWSPVQWTLVGLGGAGALAGLGLVGRGFLIGRRGMGAAS; encoded by the coding sequence ATGACCCGTCAGTTGCAGCGTGCCCTGGGAGCCTCCGTCCTGGCTCTCGGTCTGGCGTGGGGCGCCGTCGTCGGACTACCGACGACGGCGGCCTACGCCGACGACAGCACGGCGTCCTGGTCGGCGACGCCGGCCGACGCGAATGGCCTACCCGACGGCCAGACGCGGTACGAGCTCGAGCTGGACGCCGGGCAGTCCGTCGAGCAGCACGTCCTGATCACCAACTCCTCGACCGTCGAACGCGAGTTCGCCGTGTACGCCGCGGACGCCTTCAGCACCCCGTCCGGCGGGTACGACGTCTCCCCGGCCGCCACGCCGCCCACCGAGGTGGGTGCCTGGGTCACACCGGCCGGCCCCACCGTCACGATCGGTCCGCTGGCCACCGCGACGGTCGCCTTCACCGTCGCCGTTCCCGCCGACGCGACGCCGGGCGACCACCCCGGCGGGATCGTCGTCTCCCCGGTCCGCGCCCAGGTCACCGAGACCGGCGTGGTGGTCGACACCCGGGTGGCCGTGCGGCTCAACGTGCGGGTTCCCGGCGAGATCATCCCGGCCCTCGAGGTGCGGCGGGTCGGCGGCGACTACGCGCTCGCCGGTGTGCCCTTCGCGTCCGCGGCCACGACAGTGACCTACGAGGTCGTCAACACCGGCAACGTCAAGGTCAACGGTGTCCCGCGGGTGCGGGTCACCGGCCCGTTCGGCATCGAGCTGGCGGAGGTCGAGGCCGACGAGACGCGCGAGGTGCTCCCGGGTGACTCGTTCATGGTCACGACGGTGCTCGACAGGGTCGCGCCGGTCGGTGTGGCCACCGTGGTCGTCGACGTCGCGATGGCTGCGGCGCCGGGCCCGGCCACCGAGATCCCGCTCGTGTCGAGCACGGCGCGGACCACGATGCTGGCGATCTCGTGGACCGGGCTGGCGATCGTCCTGCTCGTGGCTGCCGCCGCGTGGCTGCTCGTCCGGCGGATCCGGACCCGTCGTGCGCGCGCCGGGCACTGGGCGACGATGCTCGACGAGGCCCGGCGGGAAGCGGAGGCCGGTGCCGAGGGTGCGCGCGCTGCGGCGGGCTCGACCGGCTCGGGGCCGGCGGCCCGGGCGCTGGGGGCCGCACTGACCCTCGGGGTGACGCTCGCCCTGGGCGTCGGCGGCCTCGTCCTCGGCGCACCGCCCGCACACGCGGACGAGAGCGACGAGGGTGCCCTGTCGCTCACCGTTCCCGGGGCGCCGTCGAAGGGCACCACCACCACGACGGGGTCCGGTACCGGCACGACGCCGCGGAGCCGAGGCGCCGCCGGCCCGGCCGGGGTGCCGACCGAGCCGGGCGCCACGTCGGACGAGCCGGGCGCCGTCCCCGGCGCGGGCGAGGTGACGGCGACCGCGGACGGGCTGCTGCCCGACCTGCTCTGGGCTCTGCAGTCGCGTCGGTGGTCTCCGGTCCAGTGGACCCTGGTCGGCCTCGGTGGCGCAGGCGCGCTCGCCGGGCTGGGCCTCGTCGGACGCGGCTTCCTGATCGGTCGCCGTGGGATGGGAGCAGCATCGTGA
- a CDS encoding phosphate ABC transporter ATP-binding protein, translating to MAELQARSISAWFGSHQVLDRVSLTMPAGQVTALIGPSGCGKSTFLRILNRMHELVPSAAMAGEVMLEGHDIYEASRRVTEARRDIGMVFQKPNPFPAMSIRENVLAGLRLTGVKASKATKDDLVEESLIKAGLWREVKDRLSAPGGGLSGGQQQRLCIARSLAVRPRVLLMDEPCSALDPTSTRVIEDTMAELMHEVTIVIVTHNMQQAARVSQRCAFFLAEQGAPGVIVEHGETGSMFTAPRDERTAAYVAGRFG from the coding sequence CTGGCCGAGCTGCAGGCGCGCTCGATCTCGGCGTGGTTCGGCAGCCATCAGGTGCTCGACCGGGTCTCGTTGACGATGCCCGCCGGGCAGGTCACCGCCCTCATCGGACCGTCCGGCTGCGGCAAGTCGACGTTCCTGCGCATCCTCAACCGGATGCACGAGCTCGTGCCGTCGGCCGCCATGGCCGGCGAGGTGATGCTCGAGGGGCACGACATCTACGAAGCCTCCCGTCGGGTGACCGAGGCGCGTCGGGACATCGGTATGGTCTTCCAGAAGCCCAACCCGTTCCCTGCGATGAGCATCCGTGAGAACGTGCTGGCCGGCCTCCGGCTCACCGGGGTCAAGGCGTCGAAGGCGACCAAGGACGACCTGGTCGAGGAGTCGCTGATCAAGGCCGGGCTGTGGCGCGAGGTCAAGGACCGCCTGAGCGCACCCGGTGGCGGCCTGTCCGGGGGGCAGCAGCAGCGGCTGTGCATCGCGCGGTCGCTGGCGGTGCGGCCGAGGGTGCTCCTCATGGACGAGCCCTGCTCGGCCCTGGACCCGACGTCGACGCGGGTCATCGAGGACACCATGGCCGAGCTCATGCACGAGGTGACGATCGTCATCGTCACGCACAACATGCAGCAGGCCGCCCGGGTCTCCCAGCGGTGCGCGTTCTTCCTCGCCGAGCAGGGCGCACCCGGAGTGATCGTCGAGCACGGCGAGACCGGCTCGATGTTCACCGCGCCGCGTGACGAGCGGACCGCCGCCTATGTGGCCGGTCGCTTCGGCTGA